In a single window of the Streptomyces cinnabarinus genome:
- a CDS encoding ATP-binding protein yields the protein MTVAEEQVQRPPAEVRWADELAALRAADEDPRPPGWQLSLRAARRFVVGDEPAGVSRKFVGNVSLVERALVTLATNRGLMLVGEPGTAKSLLSELIAAAVSGDSALTVQGGAATTEDQIKYSWNYALLVSEGPSERSLVPAPMLRGMAEGRVVRFEEITRCPLEVQDCLLSLLSDRVIAIPELDGPRGMVFARAGFNVIATANTRDRGVNEMSAALKRRFNFETVFPIADFDTELALVEAEATALLRQSGVPAPPRQDVLEVLVATFRELRGSAERGERMSTVMSTAEAVSVAHAVGVRGWFLRGESGTAADVVASLAGTAAKDSPEDLTRLRRFLEQEVPRRKGGQWRALYDARHLLAD from the coding sequence GTGACGGTCGCCGAGGAGCAGGTGCAGCGGCCGCCCGCCGAGGTCCGCTGGGCCGACGAGCTGGCCGCCCTGCGCGCCGCCGACGAGGACCCCCGCCCGCCCGGCTGGCAGCTCAGTCTGCGCGCCGCGCGCCGGTTCGTCGTCGGTGACGAACCGGCCGGTGTCAGCCGCAAGTTCGTCGGCAACGTCTCCTTGGTGGAGCGGGCCCTGGTCACGCTCGCCACCAACCGCGGCCTGATGCTCGTCGGGGAGCCGGGGACCGCCAAGTCGCTGCTGTCCGAGCTGATCGCGGCGGCGGTCAGCGGTGACTCCGCGCTCACCGTGCAGGGCGGCGCGGCCACCACCGAGGACCAGATCAAGTACTCCTGGAACTACGCGCTGCTGGTCTCCGAGGGCCCCTCCGAGCGGTCCCTCGTCCCCGCGCCGATGCTGCGCGGGATGGCGGAGGGCCGCGTCGTGCGGTTCGAGGAGATCACCCGTTGTCCGCTGGAGGTGCAGGACTGTCTGCTGTCGCTGCTGTCCGACCGGGTCATCGCGATCCCGGAGCTGGACGGGCCGCGGGGCATGGTGTTCGCCCGCGCGGGGTTCAATGTCATCGCCACCGCCAACACCCGTGACCGGGGCGTCAACGAGATGAGCGCCGCGCTCAAGCGCCGGTTCAACTTCGAGACGGTCTTCCCCATCGCCGACTTCGACACCGAGCTGGCGCTGGTCGAGGCGGAGGCCACCGCGCTGCTGCGGCAGTCCGGGGTGCCGGCCCCGCCGCGCCAGGACGTACTGGAGGTGCTGGTGGCCACCTTCCGTGAGCTGCGCGGGTCCGCCGAGCGCGGTGAGCGGATGTCGACGGTGATGAGCACCGCCGAGGCCGTGTCCGTCGCGCACGCGGTCGGGGTGCGCGGCTGGTTCCTGCGCGGCGAGTCCGGTACGGCCGCCGATGTGGTGGCGAGCCTCGCGGGCACGGCGGCGAAGGACAGCCCCGAGGACCTGACCCGGCTGCGCCGCTTCCTGGAGCAGGAGGTGCCGCGCCGCAAGGGCGGTCAGTGGCGGGCCCTGTACGACGCACGGCACCTGCTGGCGGACTGA
- a CDS encoding DUF4132 domain-containing protein, producing MNLTDLLMNALTDPDSPFEDPSPDLSSLSDGQLAALFAESCAVSTWTVAAGRAHTAIRRATEERRPRFTPEACRRMFEALVERTEKGTFADVNLALSAVEHRTGPLPDLTAPIRALLELRLAEPRVRQPYALLAAARLAGEETLRETVARFAREAGPIVADEMAVVAALPRAEQDLLSAIDRDHAFGERPPADDWRHPAAHSAYVAFARRALEAAADRTDAIRSGEIPYRADKAFTDREVLTVGQAARVALLRDEPWLPELFDRLLPGVALAPTTAKTLPSQAMLYELVRAAQDFPTPELVTTIRTVRRNVRHAGVPKQLDKMLRKVEAALAERTDVALRLPTLDFTTESLGGSATAGVLRRTAGDYTAVVTVTENAALTWEKDGRTLRGTPAPVRRDHPELVKELRELVKRADAQLLTLARALEGAYTVDAVHPYGWWRTELAAHPLARTVVRCLIWEIEVAPGDCRTVLPETADELPDAPDDASVRLWHPLRSDAEAVRGWRDLLTEARVRQPFKQAFREIYRLTPAEEETRTYSNRFAGHLVHYPRMFALFRARGWTSGRLGPWDTGYEDTADRVLAAGEWRIRFFHTWTESADGEGLAATDQVRFDRRAEGAWREVPLTEVPELVFSEAMRDVDLFIGVTSIAADPDWADRGPERAYWERASFAELTESSEARRDALERILPRLRIAERCELDGRFLVVRGELRTYRIHIGSANVLMDPDGAYLCIVPAREKGGGKMFLPFEDARLSLILSKAFLLAADKEITDGTIRRQIGRRG from the coding sequence ATGAACCTCACCGACCTGCTGATGAACGCGCTGACCGACCCGGACTCCCCGTTCGAGGACCCGTCACCCGACCTGTCGAGCCTCTCCGACGGGCAACTCGCCGCCCTGTTCGCCGAGTCCTGCGCGGTGAGCACCTGGACCGTGGCGGCGGGGCGGGCGCACACCGCGATCCGGCGGGCGACCGAGGAACGGCGGCCGCGCTTCACACCCGAGGCGTGCCGCCGGATGTTCGAGGCGCTCGTCGAGCGGACCGAGAAGGGCACCTTCGCCGACGTCAATCTGGCCCTGTCCGCCGTGGAGCACCGCACGGGCCCGCTCCCGGACCTGACGGCACCGATCCGCGCCCTGCTCGAACTCCGGCTGGCGGAGCCCAGGGTGCGCCAGCCCTACGCGCTGCTCGCGGCCGCGCGGCTCGCGGGCGAGGAGACCCTGCGCGAGACCGTGGCCCGCTTCGCCCGGGAGGCGGGCCCGATCGTGGCGGACGAGATGGCGGTCGTGGCCGCCCTTCCCCGTGCCGAACAGGACCTGCTCAGCGCGATCGACCGGGACCATGCGTTCGGCGAACGGCCGCCCGCCGACGACTGGCGCCACCCGGCCGCGCACTCCGCCTACGTCGCCTTCGCCCGTCGCGCCCTGGAAGCCGCCGCCGACCGCACCGACGCGATCAGGTCGGGCGAGATCCCCTACCGCGCGGACAAGGCGTTCACGGACCGGGAGGTCCTCACCGTCGGCCAGGCCGCGCGGGTCGCCCTGCTGCGCGACGAGCCCTGGCTGCCGGAGCTGTTCGACCGCCTGCTCCCCGGCGTCGCCCTCGCCCCCACTACGGCGAAGACGCTCCCCTCACAGGCCATGCTCTACGAACTGGTGCGCGCCGCCCAGGACTTCCCCACGCCCGAGCTGGTCACCACGATCCGCACGGTCCGCCGGAACGTCCGGCACGCGGGCGTGCCCAAGCAGTTGGACAAGATGCTGCGCAAGGTCGAGGCGGCCCTGGCCGAGCGCACCGACGTGGCGCTGCGCCTTCCGACCCTGGACTTCACGACCGAGTCCCTCGGCGGCTCGGCCACGGCCGGCGTCCTGCGCCGCACGGCGGGCGACTACACGGCTGTCGTCACCGTCACCGAGAACGCCGCGCTCACCTGGGAGAAGGACGGCCGCACCTTGCGCGGCACCCCGGCGCCGGTCCGCCGGGACCACCCCGAGCTGGTGAAGGAGCTGCGCGAGCTGGTCAAGCGCGCGGACGCCCAACTCCTCACGCTCGCCCGCGCGCTGGAGGGCGCCTACACCGTCGACGCCGTCCACCCCTACGGCTGGTGGCGCACCGAGCTGGCCGCACACCCGCTCGCCCGGACCGTCGTACGCTGCCTGATCTGGGAGATCGAGGTCGCGCCCGGCGACTGTCGGACCGTACTGCCCGAGACCGCGGACGAGTTGCCCGACGCCCCGGACGACGCCTCCGTACGGCTCTGGCACCCTCTGCGCTCCGACGCCGAGGCCGTCCGCGGATGGCGGGATCTGCTCACCGAAGCGCGCGTCCGGCAGCCGTTCAAGCAGGCGTTCCGTGAGATCTACCGGCTCACCCCGGCCGAGGAGGAGACCCGCACCTACTCCAACCGCTTCGCCGGTCATCTCGTCCACTACCCCCGGATGTTCGCCCTGTTCCGGGCCCGGGGCTGGACGAGCGGCCGCCTCGGGCCCTGGGACACCGGGTACGAGGACACGGCCGATCGCGTCCTGGCGGCGGGGGAGTGGCGGATCCGCTTCTTCCACACCTGGACCGAATCCGCTGACGGGGAGGGCCTCGCGGCGACCGACCAGGTCCGCTTCGACCGCCGGGCCGAGGGCGCCTGGCGCGAGGTGCCGCTCACCGAGGTGCCCGAGCTGGTCTTCAGCGAGGCGATGCGGGACGTGGACCTGTTCATCGGCGTCACCTCGATCGCCGCGGACCCCGACTGGGCCGACCGCGGCCCCGAGCGCGCCTATTGGGAGCGGGCCTCGTTCGCCGAGCTGACCGAGAGCTCCGAGGCCCGCCGGGACGCCCTGGAGCGGATCCTGCCCCGGCTGAGGATCGCCGAGCGGTGCGAGCTGGACGGCCGCTTCCTGGTCGTCCGCGGTGAGCTGCGCACGTACCGCATCCACATCGGCTCGGCCAACGTCCTGATGGATCCGGACGGCGCCTACCTGTGCATCGTCCCGGCCCGCGAGAAGGGCGGCGGCAAGATGTTCCTGCCGTTCGAGGACGCCCGCCTCTCCCTGATCCTCAGCAAGGCGTTCCTGCTGGCCGCGGACAAGGAGATCACGGACGGGACGATCCGCAGACAGATAGGCCGCAGGGGCTGA
- a CDS encoding WGR and DUF4132 domain-containing protein, whose product MRRWEFAGDGSAKFWEAAAEDTTVTVRYGRVGSQGRTQAKELESAEAAGAYLAKVIAEKERKGYVAVGADAAPGSVAVGSDAEPGSEPGSEAAEVLRPDEDTFVMPTAWRRLVVPRRGGIRRTVPELRSEADELLARRQTEEQGWIEAMLAAPESDPEIVQAARAQLNGGASPLGAATLACLTLHYRLPEGIFVDAWVRAHGLAFAARAVVDFCDIEAHWMQYGMQRSDPQLRYRADQDCADGRWARPFAERLRALLTVADEDAYRQAVAVLSKCRDTPRRRVVVSYVVPSELDWAAEAAVEANVVDEGLRAMLLYSLNSPEQIAHFGTRFGLSWGDWSMALVATLAEGVGEHMTPVLRAAVEEAYDTDQLRAFSGALVELPTDEAFRVLLDRVADKTVRPHLMEAMRRRPVRALRLLGAAATGAVRDATMVEQLLAAHIHTNPELTAAMLPELPDTVAEFVRPRLTCQNRVADAPVEALPALLVSPPWAKGRKTAKVRVAAEAPVVPEPRVVWRPEERESWTPTTNWWSTWLRRHNWKEEIRKLRNGEQQWGFQEAGLFVSAPADAVRPLLAAYAPESFLYGEESLQPVAARFGVDAMPLMVRAAARHPATLSGLVMPYLSVEVAGLVGDWLVRLKSGDALGGAWLKRHGLDVVPYLLPNALGKAGPARRGAEQALRLLADSHGGEAVVAAAAGAGPEAAGIVAEALAADPLESALPARMPAVGAWATPALLPQIILKDGGALPTGAVQHVLTLLALSKPGAVYPGLGVVTEHCTADSLAEFAWALFEQWRIAGMLPKESWALHALGWLGDDEVVRRLTPVIRAWPGESAHHRAVEGLTVLATIGTDVALLHLHGISQRVPFKALKTRAQEKIAEVAEGLGLTSEQLGDRLVPDFGLDTDGSTVIDYGTRQFTVGFDEQLRPYVRDADGKPRKALPEPAAKDDPELAPAERKRFAALKKDVRTVAGDQVRRLEAAMVTRRSWTAGEFQELFVAHPLLWHLVRRLVWLSDADGAVTAFRVAEDRTFADVEDDELTLPEGASVRLAHPLHLGEELGAWSELFADYEILQPFPQLGRAVHALTGKETLEHRLARFEGATVPVGKLLGLTKRGWQRGAPQDGGVEDWFLRRIGEDRYLVIDLDPGIAVGMVNEFGDQTFSALRLSGNPDNHWRSRQENLPFSGIDPVVASELLADLTEVTAK is encoded by the coding sequence GTGCGGCGCTGGGAGTTTGCGGGTGACGGCTCGGCGAAGTTCTGGGAGGCGGCGGCCGAGGACACGACGGTCACCGTGCGCTACGGCCGGGTGGGCTCGCAGGGGCGCACACAGGCAAAGGAGTTGGAGTCGGCGGAGGCCGCCGGGGCGTATCTGGCGAAGGTGATCGCGGAGAAGGAGCGCAAGGGGTACGTGGCGGTGGGGGCCGACGCCGCGCCCGGCTCCGTGGCGGTCGGGTCCGACGCCGAGCCCGGCTCCGAACCGGGCTCCGAAGCTGCTGAAGTACTCCGCCCCGACGAGGACACCTTCGTCATGCCCACCGCCTGGCGCCGGCTGGTCGTCCCCCGGCGCGGCGGCATCCGCCGGACCGTCCCCGAACTCCGCTCCGAGGCCGATGAGTTGCTGGCCAGGCGCCAGACGGAGGAGCAGGGCTGGATCGAGGCGATGCTCGCCGCGCCGGAGAGCGATCCGGAGATTGTCCAGGCGGCCCGCGCCCAGCTGAACGGCGGCGCCAGCCCGCTCGGCGCCGCCACCCTGGCCTGCCTGACCCTGCACTACCGGCTTCCGGAGGGCATCTTCGTGGACGCCTGGGTGCGCGCCCACGGGCTGGCCTTCGCCGCCCGCGCGGTCGTGGACTTCTGCGACATCGAGGCCCACTGGATGCAGTACGGCATGCAGCGCTCGGACCCTCAACTCCGTTACCGCGCCGACCAGGACTGCGCGGACGGCCGTTGGGCCCGCCCCTTCGCCGAGCGGCTGCGCGCCCTGCTGACCGTGGCCGACGAGGACGCCTACCGGCAGGCCGTCGCCGTACTGTCGAAGTGCCGGGACACCCCCCGGCGCCGCGTCGTCGTCTCCTACGTCGTGCCGTCCGAGCTCGACTGGGCCGCCGAGGCCGCAGTGGAGGCGAACGTGGTCGACGAGGGCCTGCGGGCGATGCTGCTGTACTCGCTGAACTCCCCCGAGCAGATCGCCCACTTCGGCACCCGCTTCGGCCTCTCCTGGGGCGACTGGTCGATGGCGCTGGTCGCCACGCTCGCCGAGGGCGTCGGCGAGCACATGACGCCCGTGCTCAGGGCCGCCGTCGAGGAGGCGTACGACACCGATCAGTTGCGCGCCTTCTCGGGCGCCCTGGTGGAGCTGCCGACGGACGAGGCGTTCCGGGTGCTGCTGGACCGCGTCGCCGACAAGACCGTACGTCCGCATCTGATGGAGGCGATGCGGCGCCGGCCGGTCCGCGCGCTGCGGCTGCTGGGCGCGGCGGCGACCGGTGCGGTCAGGGACGCCACGATGGTGGAGCAGCTGCTGGCCGCGCACATCCACACGAACCCCGAGCTGACGGCGGCGATGCTGCCCGAACTCCCGGACACGGTCGCCGAGTTCGTCCGGCCGAGGCTCACCTGTCAGAACCGGGTGGCCGACGCGCCGGTGGAGGCGCTGCCCGCGCTGCTGGTCAGCCCGCCGTGGGCGAAGGGGCGCAAGACCGCCAAGGTGCGCGTCGCGGCCGAGGCGCCGGTGGTGCCCGAGCCGCGGGTCGTCTGGCGGCCCGAGGAGCGGGAATCCTGGACCCCGACCACCAACTGGTGGAGCACCTGGCTGCGCAGGCACAACTGGAAGGAGGAGATCAGGAAACTCCGCAACGGCGAGCAGCAGTGGGGCTTCCAGGAGGCCGGGCTGTTCGTCTCGGCCCCCGCGGACGCGGTCCGTCCGCTGCTGGCCGCCTACGCTCCCGAGTCCTTCCTGTACGGCGAGGAATCGCTGCAGCCGGTCGCCGCGCGGTTCGGGGTGGACGCGATGCCGCTGATGGTGCGCGCCGCGGCCCGGCATCCCGCCACCCTGAGCGGGCTGGTGATGCCGTATCTCAGCGTCGAGGTCGCCGGTTTGGTGGGTGACTGGCTGGTCCGGCTGAAGTCCGGCGATGCCCTGGGCGGCGCCTGGCTGAAGCGGCACGGCCTCGACGTCGTCCCGTATCTCCTCCCGAACGCCCTGGGGAAGGCCGGTCCGGCCCGGCGCGGCGCCGAGCAGGCGCTACGGCTGCTGGCCGACTCCCATGGCGGCGAGGCCGTGGTGGCGGCCGCCGCCGGGGCCGGACCGGAGGCCGCCGGTATCGTCGCGGAGGCACTCGCCGCCGATCCGCTGGAGAGCGCCCTGCCCGCCAGGATGCCGGCCGTCGGCGCCTGGGCCACGCCCGCGCTGCTGCCCCAGATCATCCTCAAGGACGGCGGCGCGCTGCCCACGGGCGCGGTGCAGCACGTGCTCACCCTCCTCGCCCTGTCCAAGCCCGGCGCGGTCTACCCCGGTCTCGGCGTGGTGACCGAGCACTGCACCGCCGACTCGCTCGCCGAGTTCGCCTGGGCCCTGTTCGAGCAGTGGCGGATCGCCGGAATGCTCCCCAAGGAGAGCTGGGCGCTGCACGCGCTCGGCTGGCTCGGCGACGACGAGGTGGTACGGCGGCTCACGCCCGTCATCCGCGCCTGGCCCGGCGAGAGCGCCCATCACCGCGCGGTGGAGGGGCTGACCGTGCTCGCGACGATCGGCACCGACGTGGCGCTGCTGCACTTGCACGGCATCTCCCAGCGGGTGCCGTTCAAGGCCCTCAAGACGCGCGCCCAGGAGAAGATCGCCGAGGTCGCCGAGGGACTCGGGCTGACCAGTGAGCAGTTGGGCGACCGGCTCGTGCCCGACTTCGGCCTGGACACCGACGGCAGCACCGTCATCGACTACGGCACCCGGCAGTTCACGGTCGGCTTCGACGAGCAGCTGCGCCCCTACGTCCGGGACGCCGACGGCAAGCCCCGCAAGGCGCTGCCCGAGCCCGCCGCCAAGGACGACCCGGAGCTGGCCCCGGCCGAACGCAAGCGGTTCGCCGCGCTGAAGAAGGACGTCCGGACCGTCGCCGGCGACCAGGTCCGGCGGCTGGAGGCGGCCATGGTGACGCGGCGCTCCTGGACGGCCGGGGAGTTCCAAGAGCTGTTCGTCGCCCATCCGCTGCTGTGGCACCTGGTGCGGCGGCTGGTGTGGCTCAGCGATGCGGACGGCGCGGTGACGGCCTTCCGGGTCGCGGAGGACCGTACGTTCGCCGACGTCGAGGACGACGAGCTGACGCTGCCCGAGGGGGCGAGCGTACGGCTGGCCCATCCGCTGCACCTGGGCGAGGAGCTGGGCGCCTGGTCGGAGCTGTTCGCCGACTACGAGATCCTCCAGCCGTTCCCGCAGCTGGGCCGGGCCGTGCACGCCCTCACCGGGAAGGAGACCCTGGAGCACCGGCTGGCCCGGTTCGAGGGGGCCACCGTGCCGGTGGGCAAGCTGCTCGGCCTGACCAAGCGCGGCTGGCAGCGGGGCGCGCCGCAGGACGGGGGCGTGGAGGACTGGTTCCTGCGGCGCATCGGGGAGGACCGGTACCTGGTCATCGACCTCGACCCGGGGATCGCCGTCGGCATGGTCAACGAGTTCGGCGACCAGACCTTCAGCGCGCTGCGGCTGAGCGGCAACCCGGACAACCACTGGCGCAGCCGCCAGGAGAACCTCCCCTTCTCCGGCATCGACCCGGTCGTCGCCTCCGAGCTGCTCGCCGACCTGACCGAGGTGACCGCGAAGTGA
- a CDS encoding VWA domain-containing protein: protein MTTPDPALERWRLILGAPAERCTGALQGSAAARDTALDWLYGRDEDLRRRGVRRPPSSRAGGTGPSQVTAVDWLDDIHRLFPKETVERLERDAVESYGIQEILTDPDVLARVEPSQAMLRAVLRTKHLMNPQVLAAARRIVEAVVRDLLERLRPEVRRAFTGSRSRRPSRLPLARDFDFRATIRANLAHYQPEERRILIRRPHFHSRTQRHLEQWQLVLLVDQSGSMAGSVIHSAVTAACLWSLPGLKTHLVAFDTEVVDLTSEVSDPVELLMGVQLGGGTDIARAVHYGAGLVDNPRRAIVAIVSDFYEGGDPYRLVRTVRGLVEQGSTVLCLAALDEAADPVYDRSLAGRLAEAGAPVGAMTPGRLAEFVAEKVGR, encoded by the coding sequence ATGACCACCCCCGACCCCGCCCTGGAACGCTGGCGCCTCATCCTCGGCGCCCCCGCCGAGCGCTGCACCGGCGCCTTGCAGGGCTCCGCCGCCGCCCGCGACACCGCGCTCGATTGGCTCTACGGCCGCGACGAGGACCTGCGCCGCCGCGGTGTGCGCAGGCCTCCCTCCTCCCGGGCGGGCGGCACCGGCCCGTCCCAGGTCACCGCCGTGGACTGGCTCGACGACATCCACCGGCTGTTCCCGAAGGAGACGGTGGAGCGGCTGGAGCGGGACGCGGTGGAGAGCTACGGCATCCAGGAGATCCTCACCGATCCGGACGTGCTCGCCCGGGTGGAACCCAGCCAGGCGATGCTGCGGGCCGTGCTGCGCACCAAGCATCTGATGAACCCTCAGGTCCTGGCCGCGGCCCGCCGGATCGTCGAGGCGGTCGTCCGGGACCTGTTGGAGCGGCTGCGCCCGGAGGTCCGCCGGGCCTTCACCGGGTCCCGCTCCCGCCGCCCCAGCCGGCTCCCCCTCGCCCGGGACTTCGACTTCAGGGCCACCATCCGCGCCAACCTCGCCCACTACCAGCCCGAGGAGCGCCGGATCCTCATCCGGCGCCCGCACTTCCACTCGCGCACCCAGCGCCATCTCGAACAGTGGCAACTCGTGCTGCTGGTCGACCAGTCGGGCTCGATGGCGGGCTCGGTGATCCACTCCGCGGTCACCGCGGCCTGCCTGTGGAGCCTGCCGGGCCTGAAGACCCACCTCGTCGCCTTCGACACCGAGGTCGTGGACCTCACCTCCGAGGTGTCCGACCCGGTGGAGCTGCTGATGGGGGTGCAGCTGGGCGGCGGCACCGACATCGCGCGGGCCGTCCACTACGGCGCCGGACTCGTCGACAACCCGCGGCGCGCGATCGTCGCGATCGTCTCGGACTTCTACGAGGGAGGCGACCCCTACCGCCTGGTCCGCACCGTGCGCGGACTCGTCGAGCAGGGCAGCACGGTGCTGTGCCTGGCCGCCCTCGACGAGGCCGCCGATCCCGTCTACGACCGTTCCCTGGCCGGCCGCCTCGCGGAGGCCGGCGCGCCGGTGGGCGCGATGACACCAGGACGGCTCGCGGAGTTCGTCGCCGAGAAGGTGGGCCGATGA
- a CDS encoding DUF5682 family protein has product MSSAVFLGVRHHSPACARLVGRAISALRPAYVLVEGPADMNGRLDELLLEHRLPVAVFSHYRDESRVATSWAPLCDYSPEWIALRDGRAAGAEVRFIDLPAWHPAFTRRAEGAANRYADAETRYEEAVRRLCARFSVDSVDALWDRLFEVTEPDDADGLQARLDTYFDLVRGDTEGDPGDRAREEYMASWVRAAQAHSGGRPVLVVTGGFHRPALRELSYRGGTGWPEVPEPPGGALGGSFLVPYSFRQLDAFAGYQSGMPSPGYYQRLWESGPEAAARELTRAVAERLRGRGIPVSTAALIAARGLARGLALLRGHPYETRVDVLDGLAGTLITDDLDHPLPWTTRGTLHAGTHPVVAEMVAACTGAVEGRLHPDTPVPPLVHDVTEQLARLGLADPDGPVVLDLTGPDGLTRSRVLHRLRVLGVPGFTRVSGPADGTDPVFTERWAPGPAAGREAALIEAGAYGARLDEAASVLLAERAHAAGTDAGPLAGLLFDAVLCGVGPLCAELLDTLAAQVGQVREPGPLGEVLTTALGLWRHDRVFGVARGPLLGSVVASAVERVLWLAEGLHGGEGGVDLGRLRALAAVRDALRYAPEVLPVTREAAAEVAARIARDPRAPVDLRGAACGLSRSLGGSDDPTGVVTSLALDTLGDWLAGLFVVAREEVTTGEGALVDVLDDIVGAMSEGDFLAGLPALRQAFAFFPPRERERVAERLLDRRGRRGSARALLRTTADPLLLARARALEENVALLLTRHGLRTTP; this is encoded by the coding sequence ATGTCGTCGGCGGTGTTCCTCGGGGTACGGCACCACTCCCCGGCCTGCGCCCGGCTCGTCGGGCGGGCCATCTCGGCGCTGCGTCCGGCGTATGTGCTGGTGGAGGGTCCGGCGGACATGAACGGTCGGCTGGACGAGCTGCTGCTCGAACACCGGCTGCCGGTCGCGGTGTTCAGCCACTACCGGGACGAGTCACGGGTCGCGACGTCCTGGGCGCCGCTGTGCGACTACTCCCCGGAGTGGATCGCGCTGCGCGACGGGCGGGCGGCCGGCGCCGAGGTGCGGTTCATCGATCTGCCCGCCTGGCACCCGGCGTTCACGCGGCGCGCCGAGGGCGCCGCCAACCGGTACGCGGACGCGGAGACGCGGTACGAGGAGGCGGTCCGGCGGCTGTGCGCGCGGTTCTCCGTGGACTCCGTGGACGCCCTGTGGGACCGCCTGTTCGAGGTCACCGAACCGGATGACGCCGATGGCCTCCAGGCCCGCCTCGACACGTACTTCGACCTGGTGCGCGGCGACACCGAGGGGGACCCCGGCGACCGGGCCCGCGAGGAGTACATGGCGTCCTGGGTCCGCGCGGCACAGGCCCACTCGGGCGGACGGCCGGTGCTGGTGGTGACGGGCGGCTTCCACCGGCCGGCGCTGCGGGAGCTGTCGTACCGGGGCGGGACCGGCTGGCCGGAGGTGCCCGAGCCGCCCGGCGGAGCGCTCGGCGGCAGCTTCCTCGTGCCGTACTCCTTCCGGCAGTTGGACGCGTTCGCCGGGTACCAGTCGGGGATGCCCTCGCCCGGCTACTACCAGCGGCTGTGGGAGAGCGGTCCGGAGGCCGCCGCGCGGGAGTTGACGCGCGCGGTCGCCGAGCGGTTGCGCGGGCGGGGGATCCCGGTGTCCACGGCCGCGCTCATCGCCGCGCGCGGTCTCGCGCGGGGACTGGCGTTGCTGCGCGGGCACCCGTACGAGACCAGGGTGGATGTCCTGGACGGGCTGGCGGGCACGTTGATCACCGATGACCTGGACCACCCGCTGCCGTGGACGACCAGGGGCACGCTGCACGCGGGCACCCACCCCGTGGTGGCGGAGATGGTCGCCGCCTGCACCGGCGCCGTCGAGGGCCGGCTGCACCCCGACACCCCCGTGCCGCCCCTGGTGCACGACGTGACCGAGCAGCTTGCCCGGCTGGGGCTCGCCGACCCCGACGGCCCCGTCGTCCTCGATCTCACCGGCCCGGACGGCCTGACCCGCAGCCGGGTCCTGCACCGTCTGCGGGTGCTGGGCGTCCCCGGCTTCACCCGGGTCTCCGGCCCGGCCGACGGCACCGACCCGGTGTTCACCGAGCGCTGGGCGCCGGGACCGGCGGCCGGTCGTGAGGCGGCCCTGATCGAGGCGGGCGCGTACGGGGCGCGGCTGGACGAGGCGGCCTCGGTGCTGCTCGCCGAGCGCGCACACGCGGCGGGCACGGACGCCGGGCCGCTGGCCGGGCTGCTGTTCGACGCGGTGCTGTGCGGCGTCGGTCCGCTCTGCGCGGAGTTGCTGGACACGCTCGCGGCCCAGGTGGGCCAGGTCCGTGAACCGGGCCCGCTGGGCGAGGTGCTGACGACGGCGCTGGGCCTGTGGCGGCACGACCGGGTGTTCGGCGTGGCCCGCGGTCCGCTGCTCGGCTCGGTCGTCGCGAGCGCCGTGGAGCGCGTGCTCTGGCTGGCGGAGGGCCTGCACGGCGGCGAAGGCGGTGTGGACCTCGGGAGACTGCGCGCCCTGGCGGCCGTACGGGACGCGCTGCGGTACGCGCCCGAAGTCCTGCCGGTCACCCGGGAGGCCGCCGCCGAGGTCGCCGCGCGGATCGCCCGGGACCCCCGCGCCCCCGTCGATCTGCGGGGCGCCGCCTGCGGACTGAGCCGGTCGCTGGGCGGCTCCGACGATCCGACGGGGGTCGTGACATCGCTCGCCCTCGACACCCTCGGGGACTGGCTCGCCGGGTTGTTCGTGGTGGCCCGCGAGGAGGTCACGACTGGTGAAGGGGCCCTGGTCGACGTACTGGACGACATCGTCGGCGCGATGTCCGAGGGCGACTTCCTCGCCGGACTGCCCGCGCTGCGGCAGGCCTTCGCCTTCTTCCCGCCCCGCGAGCGCGAACGCGTCGCCGAGCGGCTGCTGGACCGGCGCGGTCGGCGCGGTTCGGCCCGCGCCCTGCTCCGCACGACCGCGGACCCCCTGCTGCTGGCCCGCGCGAGGGCGCTGGAGGAGAACGTGGCCCTACTGCTCACCCGGCACGGCCTGAGGACGACGCCATGA